The Rhododendron vialii isolate Sample 1 chromosome 3a, ASM3025357v1 nucleotide sequence ttaacttttgtttcataaactaaaaaaactcatgaatatctagtaaattgttgaaaaaaatttgaatttttcttgaaaaatttgtaCTATtaatttttaagttatcgttttgcagatcaaacatttattttgggaAGAACAAAGTAATAAAAGACCAGTTTTTGAGTGcattcataaaataaaatggagtgcaaaaatcattttttttcttttttttttttgttgggttttctttttggtcttcATGAAGACACGAACCATGTACTACCAAATGTTCAATGGGCCAGAAATTACTCAACGAACCAATGAGATTCAAAAGGGGAAAGAACTAGAGGACTCTGGGTGGGACCTTCTCTTTAATCATTCCATACACGATCATCGTCGTTAAATCTGCCGAGGTTCCGTGAAAAGATCAAATAGTAAATGAATAATTCCGGTGAGGTTTCCGTACCCCAACCCCTTGTACACCGCTCGACACGTAGCACTGTCACTTTTCACCACCATCTCTCTCCTTGTTTATTATCCTTCACCACGCTCTCTGGTCTAACTTcacccccactctctctctctctctaaaaaaaagttgaaaaaagaaaacccatgGAATAAAATGGACGATGCTaaataaattggaaaaagaGGAGAAGCGACGTATGGGCACCGTTCTGCTGTGCTCATTTTAGACATTTTCACTTCTAGTTGAAGCTCTTATTAGTAGTAACACATAAACCtctctgcttctctctctctctctctctctctctctctctctctctctctctctctctataagtagTACTCCTATGTAACATAATTCTTGTAAGTCTATACAAGTAATACAATACACTCCTGCTCCCGTCTATATATCTGTTTGGGTTTTCTATTGAAAATCCAAACAGAAAAAGATCAAGACAGCGAAagcagagagagacagagggagggagggagagagagacagagagaatgGGGAGAGGTAAGGTGGTGTTGGAGAGGATAGAGAACAAGATCAACCGGCAAGTGACGTTCTCGAAGCGGCGGAGTGGGCTGATGAAGAAAGCGTACGAGCTCTCCGTCTTGTGCGACGCGGAGGTGGCTCTGATCATCTCCTCCAGCCGCGGCAAGTTCTCCGAGTTCGGAAGCACGAGGTTCGACTCTCCGGCCCCCCTCCGTCTctctgtacatacatacatacatatttgTTTCGCAATTCTGTGAAGTTATTAattcatgttttatttttcaaacgAAAAACAAATTGGCTGAAAATGGATTCATTCATGGGAGGAGCGAGAGACgcatgtgagagagaggggcttCGGTTCGAACCGTTGGTAGTAAGTTTCAAGATAGAGGGGAGTTAGGGTTTAGTAGTAGGTCATTGTGTTTTGACATGGATTTTGTTGTTCTGATGATATTGGCTGTAAACAGCTAATAGGAAGGCGACACGACTTGTGGaatcctttttcttctctctctcttccagtACTACAGATCAAAGATTTACAGTACTCTTTACTCAGAATAGGCAATACGGcgtctagggtttctctctgCTATCCCTAATTTGTGGAGGAAGCTAGTCCTCTCTATTTAGGGTTCTGTTCCTGCAATTCCCCggcccttcttcttttttaaattaagCTATTTCGGGAGAAGAGACTGGgttatgatttttcacaaaatctcattattttttttggtgagaaattAACCAGATCTCATCATTTTTCAAGAGAAAATGCGAGAAAACGAAAATAGACATTGGATATGCATGTGTTCATCATTTTATTTCTCATATATTTGGTGAGATTCTTCttttatccttttcttttctcaacaAATCCTTCAATTCAAAGAAATCTTAGACTCTGTTTGGCTCGTGTTTTAAGGAAAGTTTTTTAATTAGGGTTGATAAATGGAGAAAGATACttagagaaataagaataataactTAAGAGAAAACTTTTTAGGATCgtgcggggagagagagacaaagagaggTTATTTTAGAGATTCAAAATGAACACATCTTagtttcaaaaaacttttttggTTGATAAATTACGCAACTGATTTCTGTAAAATTTGTAAAGgtacatattaaaaaaataaaacattaatTACAAATGTATCTTCAcaatgctatgtttggattgagatttgaaattttttttgaaaaatagtaggggtaataagtgaagagaggtAGGGAGAAAAATGTTGGAAATAGGgggaatctagggggaattttttgaaaaatgctttttaagTGTTCATTTATATTGAACGAGGGTTAACAATTACTTCTAAAAGTTTTATGCAAAttggaatttaattttttcGGATTAGTTTTTGGGAGCCCCTCTCAACATATGCTAGAACCGTCCATGATtccttcaaaaataaataaaatacagttttttgaaaaaaagttttttgtatatcaatttttttttttttgatagacaacaaaattttattcagaAATCTTAACAAATGGTACATTAAAATAAGGGAAGGGAGAGGGGAATTCAACCAAAGattagatgaaaaaaaattgctggGACAAAGCCCAAGCACGCCCAAACATAAAGTTTTCTGTATAtcatttggaaaaaataattctaGAAATAGAAGCCAATTGTAATGTCAAAAGACATATTCATGGCTGCAAATTGTGGTTACCGGAAGGATAAATTACAGGTCAGTCCAAAAAGTGCCTCCTAATTTTCATTAAGGAGTATGActcatttttatttacttgcaaGTCTAGGTAGAAAAGTGTGGGCCTCATCTTGATGATGCCATTTTAGATTGGGTTGGAGTTCATGGAAATATGGGCCAATTGCCTGGACTAACCCGTAATTTATCCCCAGAAAGAAACATCGTATGGCTAGAAGTGACAAGTTAACAATAGCAAATGAGCTACCCTATAACTAATGGATGGCTCATAAGGATTTTGTTTAGGCAAATTTATTAATCTTCCACTAAAGGGAACAATAATAACAATTTTGCTAGAATACTCTCATCCCCGCCAATCATATACCACCCGATATCccacaacaaaaaaatagttgGCAAGAGACCGAATATAGAAAACATTACATTAACAAACCAAGAAACTTGAAGATTACAAAACCATAAGCAAAGGAATGCAAAATATCATCAAAGAATCAGTCCAgttatcaaacaaaaattaactatCTTTGGCAGCCCAGGATATTGCCTGATCGGCTGCAGAATAACCTCAACTTTTCCTCCAAAGCACCACTTATACAGCAACACCTCCAACTACATTTCAGTAGCAGAAAACACTTCCAAATAGCTctcttggagttggatcttCCATTCGTGCTATTCATAAGATGGAACGGAGAGTGAGAAGGTTGAAAAGGAAGATTATTAAGAAGAAGCTTCTCGCCGGAGTTTTGAGTTAAGGccgataatatttttttttcggtcaagcggaaaattcaataaaacttaAAGAGAGTACCACATTAAGAGTACAACCAGAGTTTTGGATACTAGAGCACAAGAACTCGCAACCTAGTCAAGCACTTGCCTGATATTCAGGTTATCTCTAATTACAAATTCCCTCATCGCGATGGGCATGTCCATAACAAACACGAGGTCTTATGTGCATTCTGCACCCATCCTGGCAAGGTGGTCGGCGCATTGATTGGCCGAACGAAAGATATGCCCAATCGTAGTGTTAGTCTGAGTCAGGAGGGCATGGATTTCATTGATCAACACACTCTGGGGGTGATTGCCTGGGTTTCCTTCTGTGGTGAGGTTCACTGCTACGAGAGAGTCGAATTCAATCTTCACATTTTCCAGCTTCCTTTCTTGTATGACTTCCAGCCCCTTGTATATACTCCATAGCTCTGCCTCCAAGCTTAAATGAAAGCTTCGCTTGCCATAGTATCCCATGATCCAATCTCCCGAATGATTTCTGAATAATCCTCCAAACCCTCCTGTTCCATTCGATTCATACCAGCATCCATTCGTATTCAGTTTGACATTTCCTGCAGATGGGTTAGACCAATAATAAAATAAGATTGTTCCCTCTTTTCCTAGCTCTTTCTGCAGATGACTTTTGAAATAGGAACTCTATCTCGTTAGcgtggaaactttatattcatctcaaaaccaattagcaatgagtggaaagattttaaatgttattaagtgatcacccattccacttccaaacaatgtgggactctattttCTTGACattccccctcacgtgcagctgcgtttgaggtctgtcacgtgtgaccACTTTTGGGTTTTATCATCGTGCAacctttttgttggtttgtcatcgtggggtgtggattgtgaatttttattatgtggggtggaacgggctccactttgataccatgtgaaaactttatatccatctcaaaatcaattggcaatgagtgaaaaagtttcaaatgttattaagtaatCATCCATtctactcccaagcaatgtgagactataTTTTCTTAACAATTAGGCAATGGATATAAGAGTCTTTGTGGGCATCAAATTTAGAGGTGGGAGAAgttttaacttaaaaaaatttgttgaaattgAGGAGGCCGAAATAGCATATATGAATTGTCTGGATGAAGTCGGGGACTGGGAGAATGATGAGGACTTCGAGGATGATGAATCTCTCTCCTTGAAATTTTAATTCCGTGGTTTGTTTTAGGGCTTAGGTGGGTGtcttggtgggttttttttttggtatttgtagtTGGTTGTctggcgttttttttttttgtgtgtggttttggttggctttttgcttcttttttttaggtGTGATTGTAGAGTGCTGTATGCTGGTATGCCTGGGCCGgaatccttttaatctttgtaatctttttcaaaaattaataaaatctttctattactgatataaaaaaaaaaacagcagcaTTCTACTCAGCACTTAGAAGGATTTTGTTGTttcaccacaaaaaaaaaaaaaaaaatagaagaagaagaaggaggaggaattTGTTGTGATATATAAAGTGCTTATACAACAATCAGTATGGCTTTGGTGTTCGAACTTGATATATTTCTTTATGCGCTAGCTCAAGTGCGTTCAGGCGAGTACCCGAAGGTcgaagtggttttttttttttttttatcgttaattttttttgttagaaactTGACAAAAGGTATATCAAGAAAGCAAAAAGAGGGACATATATAACTCTTGCCTCATGATGTTgatacatgagagagagaaagacgcAAGACAAagcatccaacaaaaagttaaatGGAACCCAGAAAACTCCTCAACCTATGCCTCAACAATCTCAGGAGGTGTTTAGGTTATTACCCAAATGAGAggagggtattttggtctttcaacacattttgtgaaaatgagaaaatgcaaaaagtacCTCAGGACCTTTTTTCACTTCTACTCTCTAAACCTCAAAAACCAAAACTTATTCTCCTATAATGCATTTTAAAAGAACCTACCAAACAACCAAAAGGTGAAaaggagaaaatgaaaatgtgaaaaggaagcatccaaacaggccctcaAACTCTTTCCCACCTCAACCCAAATCACACAAGAATACAAGAACACCGGAACACCATCTTTGATTGATCACCGAAATGCCTTGAATTTGACCATGCAACCTGACCTTTCCAGCTCCCCTGAAGGCTGAAGTGTTTCTACCCACAAAGTAGGAATTTTTGTTGCTGCTCCAATTTAAGGCAGAGTTTATAGAAAATTTGGAGTAGGATGCAAGAGAACATAACGGTCTAATAAaaggtcccaaaaaaaaaaaaattactctccCCGTCTCAAAATGGatgaaaattttaatattttggatttctaaaaaatttatcTATATTTTTGAACTTATAATGCTTTTTATATACATCGTGCATCTTTGATAAATTTTACTTTGCTTTATAAGACAAATcttattttgaaatcataagAAGCATTGTAATTAGTAAAATATactagaaaatattttaagagGCATATACGAATGTCAAAAATTGTCATCAATTTTGAGACGGAACGAGTGTATGAGGGAAGATTATAACCACGAACGTTGTGATGATGCACTACTCCCAATCTTTATGCAGTGTGTGCAAGTATGTTTATGAATTGTCTTTGACACATGGACTCGGGTTCCTGTTGTGCCGCCAATTTGATCTCATCCCGAGCTATAAAATGTGATTCAaattgttcactttgtagaTCTTGATGCATACAATAGCCCCTTACAATTCAAgtaaatcaaacaaaaagattTTTTGATTCAATCACCAAGCTATCAATACCCAAtcgattttatttatttttgcttggcaaaagaaaattttattaaactcgaagaGGGTACATCGAGTAAAAGGAAGGGAGAACTAGAAAGTTCACCACAACCctaaaaagggaaggaaaataagaggaaagttacacccaaaaaaagatacctaaataatgagtcttctAACATTgtcaaggtttgatttgatatcTTTCACCGTATACATCTTTATATCAAACTTGGCTTTGATCCACATGGCTGCTCTTGTTTTGATTAACTCTTCCAATATCCGATCGACTTGATTTGTATAGGGTGTTGTTCGCGTCTAGCTCTAAATAGTAGACGGTTAAAATTATCTTTTCGACCTCAAGAAAATCTGAATTGACGGCACAACATGAACCCGAGTCGGTGTCACGTGCATTGGTGGTTGCAAAGACTGCTAGTAATACTACATATGGTTCTTTCCTTTTGTCGTAGTTTATGGTTcccttataatttttttcagCATAAGCCAAACAATTGAGCGTTACCGGCAGCATTGTTACGCAGCTCAAGTCAACAATGCTCATGGGCATGAACcagaggtctctctctctctctctctctctctctctctctctctctctctctctctctctctctcatatttgtgGTCAATTAAAGGGTCTTCGATTAGTTCTAAACGCCATATCTCCATTGACGATTGTTTGGTGAATGCAGTGTTCGAGGCAAGAGCTCACAAGGCTAGAGGCCACATACGAATCCCTTCTGCACACACAAAGGTTCACTTCAGCTCTATAATTAGTATAATGTCTTAGATCCTGTTTGGGCGACGAACTTTCACCTTTTGGATTTACAGAATCGTCGGTGCTTGGGTTACGCATAAAAATCTTTTCCACCAAAGTTCAATTTGGGGAATGAATTGCAAAATGAAGAAACGAAAAAACACCCATGCAGAGAAGCTTTTTGAATACTATTATCCTTCCCTCCAAGGCTCCAAAAccttttttcagaatttattcTACACatatcttttcaaaaaatctgTAATCTACAATCTATAattcaaaatctgaaaaataatTAGCCCTAAACATTATTATCCTACTCGTCTTGAAGAATGCTATTGACAAATGTTGTGGGCTATTAATTAGTCCCAAACATTATTCCAATAAGAAAGAATAACAAATCTTGTGGGCATGTGTGAAAGATTAAGTCCTacatcggataaatagaaaaagagttggaccttaatatacaattgcatggctcaccacttacaagtcttagccttttaagtggatatgagtcattcaatgtatattgggttcAAGCGATGTGGTGTGGACTTTGTGGATACTCTCCAACGGATTGGGCCTGCGCACACACGGAAGACCTCAGGCGGATCAGACTCCTAAcatgtgtgtgtgagtgtttgcgGGAACCTCATTGGGATGTTTTTACCTCATGATGCATTTTGCTCTCgtccttttaatcttttgtATTCGTaacatttgattaataaaatctcatttttttgcCGTTAAAATGAAAAGGACGATCAAAGAGCACATCATAGTTTATTCTTCACTTCATATTTCAAACACTACCCTGATCAAAACAGTTTCAGACATTCATAATCTATTTCAATCATAATGTAAAGTTCACAATACAAaatgaccaatttttttttttttttgtaaaatctaATTATTCAAGTTTTGTAAAATACTAACGAATCTTTGTTTAAGGCATTTGCTAGGAGAAGATCTTGGAAAACTTGATGTGGATGATTTGCAAAATCTTGAGAAACAGCTGGACCGGGCGCTCTCAAAAGCAAGAGAAAAGAAGGTATTCGTTTATGCTAAAAATAAGGTCAATATAGTTCATAACGTTCTATTTAGGTTACGTTCCTATTTCCTGGTACTTCATTTGTCGCAAAAAAATTTCGTTCTGGTTTctgaaaatagaaaattatcGTGCAGACAAATATGCTGATGAAGCAAATGGAAGCATTACGCGAAATGGTAAGGAAATTATgagaagaaaatcaaaacttgGCCTTCAGTGAATTGCTGCAGTAGATTGGTTATCGCACATACCAGATTATCATACTCGTCCAATTCATTTCACAGTGCCAACGTACACAATATGGTTAACTGAGCAAATTCTATGGTTTTGCTACTGGATACTATAGAAATCAAATTGATAACGTTTAGCATCAAGTTAGTATTTTAgcagttttgtgtgtgtgtgtgtgcgcgcgcacTAAGCATGAGGTTGGTTTCGCTATTTTAGCAGGGTTTCACATTTGAAAatctaaaagaaaaaactttgAGAATTGGATCATATGATGTGAAAAAGATTTCAAGAGGAGCTTTCAAGGaattagaagtattaaatccaTAGGATTTTGTAGGCTATGGTAGGTGGTTCATTGCGTCCGAAGTTGATATCTTGCCAATTGCTTGGAATTTTTTTCTAGGCTTGTAGAGTATATGATTGGCTTGGGTGTAGGTGCCAACATAGTTGAGAGTCTTGAAATGTACACTCTCTACATAGCGATTGATTCTACTATGTATCTTCCTTTTGTTATTGATGCAGTAAAGCAGCTTATAACAGTATATTGTGCTATTGTGCTGATcgagtgtaaaaacaaaaagaacaaaaagaaatccaagGGGTTGGTCTAATGATTAAGGTTTGAGAGACTTAAGGGCTATGATGCACGGATATAGACATAGACATGGATACGGGGACACgagatttctaaaaaaatagagaCACGAATATTGTAGGGGACAcaccacgtgtatatttatttaagtAATAACAGTTTGACTTCAAGGTATACTCAAAGAGCACATGTAGATCCTAAGGTTGCAAATAAAATAGCCCACGCACCTTATTTTTCATACATGAGTTGTAGGCTACTAACCAGTACAGCCAAACTGTTTGCAACTTTTGAAATCAAGAATCGAGGCCGAAACAGGTTTCGATGTCGAATCTCCGGATGAAGCAAATCCAGGATGGATGAAGACCGTAGCAGTGGTGGAGACAGGCCAAATTAACTCTGGGGTACTGAACTTTCATTGGCAGGAGAATTCTTGGATTAAGGAGCTCTTAGATGTGGAAGTCAAGAGGAGAGCAGAATATGATCCtcggtttagtttggtttggtttggttattgctTGGTGTGGAGCTTTTGGGTGGTCTTTGATCGGTTGTATTTTGGGTAGTCTTTTGCTCTGTGTTTGTTTCTCGTTGGTGCCAAATTTCCCTTCTTCTCGGTCTCTTGCTCTTCTCATTTTTGTTTAGGGGTATATTCCATCTTTGTCTGAGATCTCTCCTTGCATGGATGAACGGAGGCTTTGTCCCTTATGGTGTTTTGTCCAACTTTTTGATGgatcttcttttttcctctccccgtttttaataaatttttgcctatcaaaagataaataaaaaataaacatcatcgatcttcttcttctttttttattataggcaataaaatctttttttttcgataacaaaaaaaaaactttcgaAATCAAGATTGTAGTAAACCTATTCCCACTTCAGTTCTGTCCACTTTGCCAGTGCAGCATTGATTATGTTTTCTCATATCAATAAACATATATATCTGCATGCAGGAGCATGGTcttgaagagagaaataagcAGCTCAAAGCAAAGGTACTCGCTCATTTTTTTGATATATCACAATATAGTCTCTGtttctgaaatttgaaatttcagcttgaggaagaagaagaagaacatgtTCGAGCTATTCAAGGTTTATGGACTTCTAGTTTCGCAGTTGGCAACACTGGTATTCAGGTGCAACCTGGTCATGATCAGCCCGACTTAAATTTTGGGTAATATATACTTCCTTTCTTCGtcatcatttttattttgtcttgtgGTTTAGAGTGGAGCGGATGGaccgctcggcaccgctgccaagcggGATGCTTGGTAGCATCCCCGGGTCCAGCTTCAACATGATGCATGAATTTTAGTTCAATTATGGTAACCAGAATAATGAAATAAAATAGAAAGGAGGTGCAATATGGAGTTCTACATTTACACACGCACaagaaccccaaaaaaaaaattttaagaaaaaagaatcaGGTATGGAGACTTCAAATTAATTAAGGAAGTTGAGAGGTTGACTTcaaataacttaattttttaatctattcagctattgttttgtttttgaacattttttcaatttttcaaaaaaatataaataagcTAAGTCAAAATGacctattttttgtctttattcaagttttttttttgtgttcgttaattttgcgtcaaatttttatgacttaatgATTCGTCTAAatctgaaaattaaaaaaaaaaattgatcgaaacgcaattatttgattaaaaagacaaaaataagtacaaaagactgtctttttgacttatttttttctttattcaatcacaatttttttcttttctgatttctcttgtTGAAACGAATTaacaagttacaaaaatttgatgcaaaataaatcaatgcaaaaaaaaattgaatgaagacaaaaaaataaaaattacttaaCTTCTTTATCCAAAACCACCCAACAtgtattatttttatcattAGTGAACGCTTTTAGCTTTTAAACATGAGTGAATAACTATTTCAACCCAAACTCAAAAaagtttagaaaagaaaaaaggaatttaaaatttttaataaattaagcCGAACATATGTATATATCTAGTCTTAATTGGAATGCTTTAACATTGAACAGGGGTAGAATTGTCCTGTCAAAAGAAGCAACGACCCTGCCTGAAGACAACTGCAACCTTCCTCATGAATGGCTTCTTtgaaagggaggaaaaaaagaaggaaagaggcaaaaaaaaaagggttctgtgtttaattaattagtaaccagaaaaaggaaaataaacgaAAAGATTGTGTGTTTGCATGGCTTGACTATTGGAATCAACCTCAGACTTCAGTGTGTCAATCGTTTGaaatgtttatatttttttgatttgatgacaaaaaagCATCAGCTAGTGTCTCTCTAGTGTGCTTACTGATCAGATCGAGGAGGAACATGTTGGAAGGATTCGGATTCTCACTGGCCCATGTTTTGGAATTGAAGAGACAATTCTGATTTAGACCGTCCATTAATAGATTCAATgattcgaattttctcataaaaTCTTACCGGTAAGAGATACTTCAACTTTTACTACCGGTAAGAGTTCAAAAATACATCCAAAACATGAGCTAGAGAAGATCCATTTTCCATATCGGAAACATTGCAGAGAGCCCATTTCTACTGGACAAATTGGGCCTATTAATTTCTTAAATTTGTTATATTTTTGACGGGAATGTATCTTCTGATCAATAATTAGTCGTGACAATTAAGAAATTGCATATGGTTGATCATTCTGATACTTGACGTAGACTACTTTGTTCATTTACAAGTTTTAAGAATTTTCTTTACTCTGTGCATaattctcaataaatttttctatctatttttctctatttattaccactcattatatcaaaaaaaaaattctcagaaCTAGCATGCCTCAATTTTGTCTTTGCGTTTTAATTTGTCTTTgcgttttaattttttcaaggAAAGTGGCAGCTTCATATGTTCTTTTTCTTGCGGGCTGCCAAACAAACAATAGAAAGTAGAAAATAGATCCGGGCCAAACACTAGCAATAGGTACCTAGCatgcctcaattttttttgactgaACCCGATCAACTCAATATTGTTAACAAATCCAATCAAAGTAAACACAGTACAATAAGAGAGGATACTACCAATccaaaaatacataattaataaaataaaatacaacaaaaccaaaaaaaagattgCCTCTATTGAAACCAAAGACCAAATGAATGTAATGTACTatagccaaaaaaaatgaatgtaacGTACATCATCGATCGCACTTGATGTCCGAGAAAGTGCAACCAAAGGAAAGAATTTTCTGTTTATGCGGTTTAAGGTGTGAGAAAATTATCTCTAAGGATaaaaaattacatattttttggtaagtaaaaaaaCATGTAATTTTCTATCCTTAGAGATAATTTTCTATCCTTAGAAAATTACATGTTAATTCTCATTAAGGATGAACTCAATTTTCGTTTACCTCTAAGGACGATCACATTATGAAGATTGTCATTTTACCCTTCATAATGAAGATTATCTTCGTTATAAAGATCACATTATGAAGATTACCCTTTTCCCCTTCAATAAGGATGATgtcctttattattttttgctattGTAGGGctagggtaccttagggtttaggcactttcatagcgTTTTaaggtgcactttcctattataaggTTTTAGTGATTTAGGCATTTTCGTAGAGTTTatggttttaggcactttcgtagggtaccttagggtttaagcactttcatagagttttaaggtgcactttcctattatagggttttagtggtttaggcattttcgtagggtttagggttttaggcactttcgtAGGGTACCATCGGTTTAGGCTTAAGTACTTTTATAGGGTactctagggtttaggtttagaaGCTTTTATAGGGTTTAGAGTTTTAgatactttcatagggtactctATGATTTAGATTTAGGCacgttttagtggtttagacacttttatagggacaattttgaaaaatattccaGAAATACTTAACGgttcatttcttctttttttttttgtctggaCCTAAAACCCCCTAAGTTGCTCCCGTTTTGTAATAGTCTTCGATCATCTGGACTTTTAATTACAAAGCTT carries:
- the LOC131318970 gene encoding agamous-like MADS-box protein MADS3 isoform X1, translated to MGRGKVVLERIENKINRQVTFSKRRSGLMKKAYELSVLCDAEVALIISSSRGKFSEFGSTSISQTIERYRQHCYAAQVNNAHGHEPECSRQELTRLEATYESLLHTQRHLLGEDLGKLDVDDLQNLEKQLDRALSKAREKKTNMLMKQMEALREMEHGLEERNKQLKAKLEEEEEEHVRAIQGLWTSSFAVGNTGIQVQPGHDQPDLNFGGRIVLSKEATTLPEDNCNLPHEWLL
- the LOC131318970 gene encoding agamous-like MADS-box protein MADS3 isoform X2, producing MGRGKVVLERIENKINRQVTFSKRRSGLMKKAYELSVLCDAEVALIISSSRGKFSEFGSTSISQTIERYRQHCYAAQVNNAHGHEPECSRQELTRLEATYESLLHTQRHLLGEDLGKLDVDDLQNLEKQLDRALSKAREKKEHGLEERNKQLKAKLEEEEEEHVRAIQGLWTSSFAVGNTGIQVQPGHDQPDLNFGGRIVLSKEATTLPEDNCNLPHEWLL